ACGTTCAGATATTCTTTTGGCTGCTATTTCTGGATCAACATCAAACAATATTGTTAAATCAGGTTCTAAACCATCTGTTACGTATTCGTTAATCTTCTTAACTTTTTCATAACCTGCATTTTTAATCAATCCTTGGTAAATCCAAGAAGAAACGACAAAACGATCGCAAATGGCAATTTTATTCTCATTTAATGCGGGTAAAATCTTCTTTTTTAAATGTTCGTTTCTTGATGCGCAAAAGAGCAATGCTTCTGTTAACGGATCGGAGTTTGATAATTTCATAATTAATTCACGAACAGCTTCAGAAGTATCACAACCTCCTGGTTCTCGTGAATAAATTATTGGTTGAGAATTAATCATCGTATGTTCGTTCATCATTCTTTTGAGAAACGAACTTTTACCCGATCCATCAACTCCTTCGATTACAATAAAAACTCCTTTTTTCATGCAGGTTATTTTTTATCTATTTAATGTATTCTTTACCAAAATATTTAACTAAAGCTTTAGGGATCTTAATTGATCCATCTTTTTGTTGATAGTTCTCAACAATTGCCACAAACAAGCGATCATGAGCTAAAGCACTCGCATTAAGGGTGTGAACGTATAAGTTTTTCTTTGAGATTGCATCTTTGAATTTGATATTAGCTCTTCTTGCTTGGAAATCGCCACAATTTGAAATCGAAGAGATCTCACGATATTTATTTTCAGATGGGATCCATACTTCTAGATCATAAGTTTTGGTTGCACTAAAACCCATATCACCAGTACATAAAACCATACGGCGGTAGGGTAGTTCTAATAATTCAAGAATCTTTTCAGCATCTTTAGCCATCGCTTCATGTTCTTGTTTAGAAGTACTTGGGTGAACGATCTTAACTAGTTCGGTCTTATAAAATTGGTGCTGACGAATTAATCCCTTAGTATCTTTACCAGCACTACCAGCCTCAGATCTAAAACAAGCAGTAGATGCAGTATAGTATTTAGGTAAGTCAGCTTCTTTTAAGATCTCATTACGATGTAAGTTAACTAATTGTACTTCAGCTGTTGAAGCTAAATAGTAATTAGTTCCTTCTAGTTTAAAGACATCTTCAACAAATTTAGGAAACTGCCCTGAACCATAATAAGAATCTTTATTAACGATTACTGGTGGTAAATATTCTTCATATTTATCAGCATTAACATCTAGACAAAATTGTTGGATTGCACGCATTAATCTAGCGCCATCTTTTTTATAAATTGAAAATCTTGATCCAGTTATCTTACTAGCGACATCAAGACCAATCATCTCGAGTTTCGTTGCTAATTCATAGTGTGGTAATGGTTTAAAATCAAAGAAAGTTGGCTTTCTAGATTTAAACATCTCCACATTTTCTTTTTCATCCTTACCAATTGGTACGTCTTCAGTTGGTAAGTTGGGAATACGCTGGTAAATATAATCAAAATCTTCTTTGATCTCATTATATTTAGCTTCATTTTTTTCTAATTCAGCACGTAGTAACCCACCTTCTTGAATTAGTTTTTTTCTTTGTGCATCTGATTCAGTAGTAGCTGCTTTTTTAGCATTAATATTCTTTTGTTCGTTTAGTTTTTCGATCGTTCTAAGTAGAGTACTTAATTGTTTTTCTAAACGCAAAAATTCATCGTATCAGTCTAAATTAAACGATCGACTTTTAAGCTGCTCTCTAATCTCCTTTGAATTAGTTTTTAAGAGATTTTTGTCTAGCATAATCGTATATTTACCTATTATTCTTTGTCTTGATCTTGATTTGAATCATCTGATGATAATTCTGTATCAGGATTATCTGAACCAACTTGTTGACTATCATCTTGTTCAACATCAAAGATTGCTACAGATTGTAGTGTTTCTTTTTCATTTAATGAGATTAATTTAACACCAGAGGTGTTTCGTCCTTGTTCAGAAACTTCAGCTAACGGAACACGAACGATCTTACCTGTTGATGAGATCATTAATAGCTCTTCATTACCATTAACTAATTGCGTGTTAATGATATTTCCGGTTTTAGGTGTAACTTTGATCGTAATCACCCCTTTAGAACCACGGTTGGTCATGCGGTACTCTTCACGGTCAGTCATCTTCCCAACACCTTTTTCACAAACCGCAAGTAATAAACTACCTTCGTGGGATGATGATAATCCGATTACTTCATCATTAGGGTTTTTGAATTTAACACCAATTACCCCTTGAGCAGTTCGACCCATTGAACGCACAACATCTTCTTTAAATCTCACAAGTAAACCAGATGAAACACCGATATAAATCTCTTCGTCACCTGCAGTTTTAATTACCTTGAATAAACTGTCGTTTTCAGTTAACTTAATCGCAATCTTTCCGTTGTTTTGAATTCTAGAAAACTCAGACGCTTTAACCCGTTTAACAAGACCTTTTTTCGTTGAGAAGAAGAAATAACCGCTGTCATAATCATTGATTGATAATAATGACATTAATTTTTCATCTTTTTCAATACTGATTAAATTAATTGCTGGAATCCCTTTAGAGATTCTAGAACCTAATGGAACTTGGTGAGCTCTTATTCGATAAACTTTACCATAGTTGGTAAAGAATAAAAGATCTGAGTGCGTTGAACACACGATTAATGATTCAACATCATCATCTTCGTATGTGTTCATTCCTTTAACCCCAACACCACCACGGTGTTGAACTTTATAAGCACTAATCGGGATTCGTTTTAAATACCCTTTAGATGATCTAGTAATTACTACTGTCTCAACAGGTATTAACTGTTCGTTATCGATCGTTGAATTAAGACCATAACAGATTTTGGTTCTTCTTTCATCACCAAACTTATGATCAATTTCATCAAGTTGATCAGAGATGATCTTAATTCTTCGTTCTTTGTTTTGTAAAATCTCTTCTAGATCTTTAATTAGTTCTTTTAGTTTAGCTAATTCTTTTTGTAAGTTCTCACGTTCAAGTCCGCTTAAGCTTCTTAAACGCATATCAAGAATCGCTTTTGCTTGCAGATCACTAAGTTCATACTTAGTCATTAAAGTGTTTTTAGCATCTTCATTATCCTTAGCATTCTTAATGGTCTCAATAACATCATCAATGTTATTAGTTGCGATTACCAAACCTTCAACGATATGAGCTGAAGCTTTAGCTTTTTTCAGTTCGAAATTAGTTTTTCTTAATAAGATATCAAACTGATGATCGATATAGATTTGTAATGCTTCTTTAAGGTTAAGAACCTTAGGTTGGTTATTTACCAAAGCAAGCATTGCTACTGAAAAATTAGTTTGTAACTGAGTTGATTTATATAGTTGGTTTAATAAAACTTCAGGAATTACATCCCGCTTAGTTTCTATTACAATCCGAATCCCTTCACGGTTAGATTCATCACGTAGATCAGCAATCCCTTGAATCTGTTCTGTTTTTACTAGTTCAGCAATCTTATTAATCAGATTGGCCTTGTTCACCATATAAGGGATCTGAGTAATAACAATATTGCTTTTATTGTTAGCTAATTCTTCAATCTCAGATTTAGCCCGAACTGAAACAGAACCTCGACCAGTATTGAAGTACTCATTAATTCCAGTTTCACCTAAGATCTCAGCTGCTGTGGGAAAATCAGGACCCTTAATGAATTCTTTTAATTCCTCAATTGTCGCATTTTCATTCACTAATAAATGTTTAATCCCACCAATTAATTCGCTTAAATTATGTGGGGGAATATTAGTTGCCATCCCTACAGCAATACCACTTGAACCATTTGCTAATAAGTTAGGAAATAATGAAGGTAAAACAATCGGTTCTTGTTCTGAAGCATCATAGTTATCAACAAAATCAACAGTATCCTTATCGATATTGCGCAACATCTCTGCCGAGATCTTAGATAATCTGGCTTCAGTATAACGCATCGCAGCTGCGCTATCACCATCGATCGAACCAAAGTTACCATGCCCATCAATTAACATATATCTTAATGAAAATGGTTGTGCCATCCGCACCATGGTTTCATAAATCGCACTATCACTATGAGGGTGGTATTTCCCCATAACGTGACCAACGATCTGAGCTGATTTACGATATGGTTTATCATGAGTTAAACCTGAAGTGTAAGCACCATACAAAACCCGACGGTGCACTGGTTTTAAACCATCTCTAGATTCAGGTAAAGCTCTTGAAACAATTACAGACATGGCATATTCCATGAATGATGTTTCTAGCTCTTTAGTAATTGATGCTTCTTTAACTACTGTTTTATTTAACAGTTCTTTTATATTGTTTTTATCGTTAGGATTCATTGTTTAACCTGATTATCATTAGAAGTCAATATTCTTAACTGATTTAGCATTCTTTTCAATGAAGTCACGACGTGGTGAAACTTCATCACCCATTAGTAGGGAGAATGTCTTATCAGCATTAGCAGCGTCGTTGATTGAAACTTTTAATAAAGTTCTCTTCTCTGGATCCATAGTTGTTTCTCAAAGTTGAACATCATCCATTTCTCCTAGCCCTTTATAACGTTGTAATTCATAACGCACATTTGGATTTTGGTTTTTTCATTCTTCTAATTGTGCGTCTGAATAGATATATTTGTTTTGCTTATTGTAGCTAACACGATATAAAGGCGGTTGAGCAATATACACATGTCCTTTTTCAATCAATGGAAACATATGTCTAAAGAAGAACGTTAACAATAAGATCCGAATGTGAGCACCATCGACATCAGCATCGGTCATGATGATAATTTTGTTATAACGGATCTTATCAAGTGAAAATTCAGGATTAACACCAGCACCAATTGCAGTTATTAATGTTCTAATTTCTTCATTTTTAAAGATCTTTTCGTGATTGGCTTTTTCTACGTTTAACACTTTCCCACGAAGTGGTAAAATCGCTTGATAAAAACGGTCACGACCAGATTTAGCTGAACCACCAGCTGAGTCCCCTTCGACGATGTACAGTTCAGAGATCTCCATATCTTTAGTTGTACAATCAGCTAACTTACCTGGTAATGAAGCTGATTCAAAAGGTGATTTTCTAGCTGATTCTAAAGCTGCTTCAGAACGTTTACGTGAAAACATTGCTGAAACTGCTTTAGCAGTAATCTTAGCAGCTTCTTCTGGATTTTCTAAGAAAAATCTTTCTAATAGTTCTGACACAACACTATTAGTAAATTCTCTTACTTCAGTATTACCTAAACGGTCCTTAGTTTGACCTTGGTATTGAGGTTCTGAGTGCTTAATTGAGATAATTGCGGTTAAACCTTCACTAAGATCTTCTTTGCTAATCTTACCGTCAGTTTCTTTAATAAACTTCTTTTCTAACGCATAGCGATTGATGATCTTATAAAGAGCGTTCTTAAACCCTTCTTCATGAGTTCCGCCTTGGTTGGTGTGAATGTTATTACAGAACGAATAAGTTGAGTTGTAATAACCGTTTGTATATTGAAACGCAACTTCTAATAGCATCGTTACTTCTAGATTTCTCTTAGGTAAAGTAACTTTAGTTTTCTTTTCACCATAAATGATTTGGGGAATAATTGGTTCTTTAGAAGCATTTAAATTTTCAACGTATTGCTTAATTCCACCTTCATATAATCATTCTTGCTTAGTCTTCTTATCAGTTCTTTCATCATTAAAAATGAATTTTATTCCTTTGTTTAAGAAGGCTAATTGTTCGATCCGATCAGCTATGATCGTTTCATCGTATTCAAATTGTTCCATGATACTAAAATCTGGAACAAACTGAATTCTTGTTCCTTGTTTTTTACTATCAGTTCCAATTATTTCTAATGGTTTTAATGGAACCCCACCATCTTTAAATTCGATGTAATGAATTTTGTAATCGCGATTAACTCAAACTTTGAATGATGAACTTAAAGCGTTTACTACTGAAGCACCCACACCATGTAAACCACCTGACATCGAATAAGTATCGCTATCAAACTTACCACCAGCGTGCAAGATCGTTAAAACAGTTTCAACTGTAGATTTATTTGTCTTTTCGTGGATATCAACCGGAATTCCCCGACCATCATCTTCTACTTCAACTAAGTAGTTATCTTTTAATGTCAGTTTAACAGTTGTTCCATAACCTGCCATCATTTCATCGACAGAGTTGTCAATGATTTCTCAGATCATATGATGAAGACCTTTTTGATCTGTTGAACCAATATACATACCAGGTCTTTTTCGGACAGCTGATAATCCTTCAAGGACCTTAATACTTTGAGAGCTATATTGATCTTTTTTTGTGTTGTTCACTTGTGGCTGTCTCCTAGCTGAAACTTCAACTTATAGCACTAAAATAAAGATATTACTTTTAACGATATTAGTCCCTTAAAAGTAATCTATTCTTTATATTTAGTTTTATGCTATTTTTATTACGCATAATTCAGTTTTTCAGCACTCAAACCGATGCTGCATAATGTAGGTTTATTATAACATATAAGAATTCTAATTATTGAACTGATAAGTCTTATAATTAAAGATTTTTGTGTTCGGATTTTTGTTATTTTCACTAGGTACTAAAAACCACAAACTGCTCTTTTCATTGTTCAACATACTAGAGAAAATTTTTAACCGTTTTTCCACTGAAGGAACAACCTTAAAACGAACGATCAAATCACCTTGTCAACCTAATGCAACATTACCCTTACCAAAGAACTCAGAGATATCTCCGGTTTTGGTATTTTCTGGAACAATAAACGCATAATTTCTTAACTCTTCGTGCCAGATTTCAAAACTACGGTTTAAATTGATTACTTTAATCTTGATTGGAATATTAATAATCTTTTGACTATCAATTTCTTCTTGGGTTACTTCAATAATCGCTTCAATATTAAAGTACTTCTTTAACAATAATCAAGAACTAAAATCATAACGATGCTTTAAATACTCAATCAATTCGTTTTCGGAGATATCATATCTAATTACATCTGGTCGATTAATTAGTCTCTTAACTAAGTTGTTAGGTAAACTAAAACTTGTGTCTAGTTCATAAAAAGCACAAGAAATATCAAAATCTAAAAAAGCCCCTAACCCATCAATTGAGATCTTATCAAACTTATGATAAAGGTTATATTCTTCGTAGTAATAATTAGAAGGATTGAAATCTCATTGCTGAGTTAAACTTACATTTTTTGTAAAGTTTTCATGTCAAACCTCAACACCTGAGTATTCGTATGTCAAACCATCAGCCGAAAACTCAAAAGTCTTAGAATTTTCGTGATCTAACATGAAATCATATTTTTCACGTTGTACTTCGTCAGAAAGAATTGAATAAGCGTTATTGATCTGTACAAATTTATCATGACCGTTTTTATTAACGTCGGGATGATACTTTTTTGCTAATCGTTTATATGAAGACTTTATTTCACTCAGTTTTGCGTTTTGATCAACTTCTAATAATTCGTATAACGTCATAATTAGTTTGTAGATGAAGGCGCTAAAACTTGAACAAATTTAAGCTTGAACTGGTCGTTATTT
The nucleotide sequence above comes from Mycoplasmoides gallisepticum. Encoded proteins:
- the gyrA gene encoding DNA topoisomerase (ATP-hydrolyzing) subunit A → MNPNDKNNIKELLNKTVVKEASITKELETSFMEYAMSVIVSRALPESRDGLKPVHRRVLYGAYTSGLTHDKPYRKSAQIVGHVMGKYHPHSDSAIYETMVRMAQPFSLRYMLIDGHGNFGSIDGDSAAAMRYTEARLSKISAEMLRNIDKDTVDFVDNYDASEQEPIVLPSLFPNLLANGSSGIAVGMATNIPPHNLSELIGGIKHLLVNENATIEELKEFIKGPDFPTAAEILGETGINEYFNTGRGSVSVRAKSEIEELANNKSNIVITQIPYMVNKANLINKIAELVKTEQIQGIADLRDESNREGIRIVIETKRDVIPEVLLNQLYKSTQLQTNFSVAMLALVNNQPKVLNLKEALQIYIDHQFDILLRKTNFELKKAKASAHIVEGLVIATNNIDDVIETIKNAKDNEDAKNTLMTKYELSDLQAKAILDMRLRSLSGLERENLQKELAKLKELIKDLEEILQNKERRIKIISDQLDEIDHKFGDERRTKICYGLNSTIDNEQLIPVETVVITRSSKGYLKRIPISAYKVQHRGGVGVKGMNTYEDDDVESLIVCSTHSDLLFFTNYGKVYRIRAHQVPLGSRISKGIPAINLISIEKDEKLMSLLSINDYDSGYFFFSTKKGLVKRVKASEFSRIQNNGKIAIKLTENDSLFKVIKTAGDEEIYIGVSSGLLVRFKEDVVRSMGRTAQGVIGVKFKNPNDEVIGLSSSHEGSLLLAVCEKGVGKMTDREEYRMTNRGSKGVITIKVTPKTGNIINTQLVNGNEELLMISSTGKIVRVPLAEVSEQGRNTSGVKLISLNEKETLQSVAIFDVEQDDSQQVGSDNPDTELSSDDSNQDQDKE
- a CDS encoding J domain-containing protein yields the protein MTLYELLEVDQNAKLSEIKSSYKRLAKKYHPDVNKNGHDKFVQINNAYSILSDEVQREKYDFMLDHENSKTFEFSADGLTYEYSGVEVWHENFTKNVSLTQQWDFNPSNYYYEEYNLYHKFDKISIDGLGAFLDFDISCAFYELDTSFSLPNNLVKRLINRPDVIRYDISENELIEYLKHRYDFSSWLLLKKYFNIEAIIEVTQEEIDSQKIINIPIKIKVINLNRSFEIWHEELRNYAFIVPENTKTGDISEFFGKGNVALGWQGDLIVRFKVVPSVEKRLKIFSSMLNNEKSSLWFLVPSENNKNPNTKIFNYKTYQFNN
- the tmk gene encoding dTMP kinase, yielding MKKGVFIVIEGVDGSGKSSFLKRMMNEHTMINSQPIIYSREPGGCDTSEAVRELIMKLSNSDPLTEALLFCASRNEHLKKKILPALNENKIAICDRFVVSSWIYQGLIKNAGYEKVKKINEYVTDGLEPDLTILFDVDPEIAAKRISERSTMNHLDAYTKERINKIRNAYLERLKDNKKAKIINASLDLDTVYDQVVNIITLFVKNHELN
- the serS gene encoding serine--tRNA ligase gives rise to the protein MLDKNLLKTNSKEIREQLKSRSFNLDWYDEFLRLEKQLSTLLRTIEKLNEQKNINAKKAATTESDAQRKKLIQEGGLLRAELEKNEAKYNEIKEDFDYIYQRIPNLPTEDVPIGKDEKENVEMFKSRKPTFFDFKPLPHYELATKLEMIGLDVASKITGSRFSIYKKDGARLMRAIQQFCLDVNADKYEEYLPPVIVNKDSYYGSGQFPKFVEDVFKLEGTNYYLASTAEVQLVNLHRNEILKEADLPKYYTASTACFRSEAGSAGKDTKGLIRQHQFYKTELVKIVHPSTSKQEHEAMAKDAEKILELLELPYRRMVLCTGDMGFSATKTYDLEVWIPSENKYREISSISNCGDFQARRANIKFKDAISKKNLYVHTLNASALAHDRLFVAIVENYQQKDGSIKIPKALVKYFGKEYIK
- the gyrB gene encoding DNA topoisomerase (ATP-hydrolyzing) subunit B → MNNTKKDQYSSQSIKVLEGLSAVRKRPGMYIGSTDQKGLHHMIWEIIDNSVDEMMAGYGTTVKLTLKDNYLVEVEDDGRGIPVDIHEKTNKSTVETVLTILHAGGKFDSDTYSMSGGLHGVGASVVNALSSSFKVWVNRDYKIHYIEFKDGGVPLKPLEIIGTDSKKQGTRIQFVPDFSIMEQFEYDETIIADRIEQLAFLNKGIKFIFNDERTDKKTKQEWLYEGGIKQYVENLNASKEPIIPQIIYGEKKTKVTLPKRNLEVTMLLEVAFQYTNGYYNSTYSFCNNIHTNQGGTHEEGFKNALYKIINRYALEKKFIKETDGKISKEDLSEGLTAIISIKHSEPQYQGQTKDRLGNTEVREFTNSVVSELLERFFLENPEEAAKITAKAVSAMFSRKRSEAALESARKSPFESASLPGKLADCTTKDMEISELYIVEGDSAGGSAKSGRDRFYQAILPLRGKVLNVEKANHEKIFKNEEIRTLITAIGAGVNPEFSLDKIRYNKIIIMTDADVDGAHIRILLLTFFFRHMFPLIEKGHVYIAQPPLYRVSYNKQNKYIYSDAQLEEWKNQNPNVRYELQRYKGLGEMDDVQLWETTMDPEKRTLLKVSINDAANADKTFSLLMGDEVSPRRDFIEKNAKSVKNIDF